Proteins found in one Exiguobacterium sp. 9-2 genomic segment:
- a CDS encoding type B 50S ribosomal protein L31, giving the protein MKQGIHPNYNKVVFMDSTTEYKFLSGSTRSSNETITWEDGNEYPLIRVDVSSDSHPFYTGRQKFNAADGRVDRFNKKYGRK; this is encoded by the coding sequence ATGAAACAAGGAATTCACCCTAACTACAATAAAGTAGTATTTATGGATTCAACGACTGAGTACAAATTCTTAAGCGGTTCTACTCGTTCTTCGAACGAAACGATCACTTGGGAAGATGGTAACGAGTACCCACTCATCCGTGTGGATGTGTCTTCAGACTCGCACCCATTCTACACAGGTCGTCAAAAGTTCAACGCGGCAGATGGTCGTGTCGATCGCTTCAACAAAAAATACGGCCGCAAGTAA
- the fsa gene encoding fructose-6-phosphate aldolase, with protein MRFFIDTANVEDIKKAHKMGILDGVTTNPSLVAKEGVDFHTRLREICEIVGDVSVSAEVIALDAEGMIREGKELAQIAPNITVKVPMTPAGLEAVAALSKEKITTNVTLIFNPNQALLAARAGATYVSPFLGRLDDIGQDGMGLVETIAQIFVVHDIPTQIIAASVRNPVHVTNAALAGADIATIPFSVIESLTHHPLTTQGIEKFLADWEKTQQ; from the coding sequence ATGAGATTTTTCATTGACACAGCAAACGTAGAGGACATCAAGAAAGCACATAAAATGGGGATTTTAGATGGTGTCACGACGAATCCATCGCTCGTCGCTAAGGAGGGCGTCGATTTCCATACAAGACTTCGTGAAATCTGTGAAATCGTCGGAGATGTCTCTGTCAGCGCTGAAGTCATCGCGCTTGATGCAGAAGGAATGATTCGCGAAGGGAAGGAACTTGCCCAGATCGCACCGAACATTACGGTTAAGGTTCCAATGACTCCGGCCGGACTCGAAGCGGTCGCAGCACTTTCAAAAGAGAAGATCACGACGAACGTCACATTGATCTTCAATCCGAACCAAGCATTACTCGCAGCCCGTGCTGGTGCGACATACGTATCACCATTCCTCGGTCGTCTAGATGACATCGGTCAAGATGGAATGGGCCTCGTCGAGACGATTGCTCAAATTTTCGTCGTACATGATATTCCGACACAAATCATTGCGGCATCGGTCCGGAACCCGGTTCACGTGACGAACGCTGCTCTTGCGGGCGCAGACATCGCGACGATTCCATTCTCGGTCATCGAGTCACTCACACACCACCCACTCACGACGCAAGGAATTGAAAAGTTCCTCGCGGACTGGGAAAAAACGCAGCAATAA
- a CDS encoding alpha/beta hydrolase codes for MMNYPVLTGAEAFYLQGGPIGILICHGFNATPQSVRDVGEAFAAKGFTVYAPRLRGHGTNVREFEQSTARCWKQSLQDGYARLQETCDQVFVIGQSMGATLALSLAADGIPFSGIITINAALSVPSYEALSFEGGPQYLPEGAPDIKRSAFEIIYDLVPSRCAFELVRLMDETKGRLGSILLPTLILYSATDHVVPPSSSDYLHQHIGTNDKRSYCLLNSYHVATLDHDQDLIVRETIRFIERSSRFSQETG; via the coding sequence ATGATGAACTATCCTGTATTGACTGGTGCTGAAGCATTTTATCTTCAAGGTGGACCGATCGGCATTTTAATCTGTCATGGTTTTAATGCGACCCCGCAAAGTGTTCGGGACGTCGGTGAGGCATTTGCTGCTAAAGGATTCACTGTCTATGCTCCACGTTTGCGTGGTCACGGGACGAACGTCCGTGAGTTCGAACAATCGACTGCTCGATGTTGGAAGCAGAGCCTGCAAGACGGCTATGCACGTTTACAAGAAACATGCGATCAAGTCTTCGTCATCGGTCAATCGATGGGCGCGACGCTCGCACTATCGCTCGCCGCTGACGGGATTCCATTTTCAGGCATCATTACGATCAATGCCGCTCTCTCCGTTCCGTCTTATGAAGCACTGTCGTTTGAAGGTGGTCCACAGTACTTACCAGAAGGGGCACCGGATATCAAACGGTCTGCTTTCGAAATCATCTATGACCTCGTTCCGAGTCGTTGTGCATTCGAACTCGTCCGCTTGATGGACGAGACGAAAGGACGCCTTGGATCGATCCTTCTACCGACATTGATTCTTTACTCGGCGACCGATCACGTCGTTCCGCCGTCGAGCTCGGATTACCTGCATCAGCATATCGGGACGAATGATAAACGAAGCTACTGTCTCCTCAACTCGTACCACGTCGCGACCCTCGATCATGATCAGGATTTGATCGTGCGTGAGACGATTCGTTTCATCGAACGCTCGAGCCGTTTCTCACAGGAAACGGGATAA
- a CDS encoding thymidine kinase, which produces MHVINQYGWIEVICGSMFSGKSEELIRRVRRAQYGKLPVQVFKPAIDDRYHEEHVVSHIGNSVVAIPMATSRDLYAAVAEETQIVGIDEVQFFDDEIVQVIEALAQDGKRVICAGLDQDFRAEPFGKMPELLARAEFVTKLQAICLSCGDPASRTQRLIDGKPANYDDPIILVGASESYEPRCRHCHEVPGKPKPLQTMQHQKG; this is translated from the coding sequence ATGCATGTAATAAATCAGTACGGCTGGATCGAAGTAATTTGTGGCAGTATGTTTTCCGGGAAATCGGAAGAGTTGATTCGTCGTGTCAGACGGGCACAGTACGGCAAACTGCCCGTTCAAGTATTCAAGCCGGCAATCGATGACCGGTACCATGAAGAGCATGTCGTCTCTCACATCGGAAATTCCGTCGTGGCGATTCCAATGGCGACGAGTCGTGATCTCTATGCAGCAGTAGCGGAAGAAACACAAATTGTCGGAATTGATGAAGTTCAATTCTTTGATGATGAGATCGTTCAAGTCATCGAAGCACTTGCGCAAGACGGAAAACGCGTCATTTGTGCAGGACTCGATCAGGATTTCCGGGCAGAGCCATTTGGCAAGATGCCGGAATTACTGGCGCGCGCAGAATTTGTGACGAAACTTCAGGCGATCTGTCTCTCATGTGGCGATCCGGCTTCCCGTACACAACGTTTGATTGATGGAAAACCAGCGAACTATGATGATCCGATCATTTTAGTCGGCGCTTCAGAATCGTATGAGCCACGGTGTCGCCACTGCCATGAAGTGCCAGGAAAGCCGAAGCCGCTCCAAACGATGCAACACCAAAAAGGATAA
- a CDS encoding DUF2529 family protein, with the protein MMKILATQFNGKLQTLAKQEDELFDVVRLLAQALVGEGTVYVDAYGECEGLYPMLSEGPDQMKRVTKIKDRKTLHAVDRVLIFTPDTERSDLLASLARYDAWHTPYAIVTLSDVTETLERSIAPLALKFNKGLLPAEDGSRHGLPSLALCAFLLTHILTQLQEMTEEWD; encoded by the coding sequence ATGATGAAAATCTTAGCTACACAATTCAACGGAAAATTGCAAACGCTCGCAAAACAGGAAGACGAACTATTCGATGTCGTCCGTCTGCTCGCACAGGCGCTCGTCGGAGAAGGCACGGTCTACGTCGACGCTTACGGTGAATGTGAAGGACTCTATCCAATGCTCTCAGAAGGTCCGGATCAGATGAAACGGGTTACGAAAATCAAGGATCGAAAGACACTGCACGCTGTCGATCGCGTCTTAATCTTTACGCCAGATACGGAACGCTCCGACCTTCTCGCTTCTCTTGCCCGCTATGACGCATGGCATACGCCTTATGCGATCGTCACACTCAGTGACGTGACAGAAACGCTCGAGCGTTCGATTGCACCGCTCGCATTGAAGTTTAATAAAGGATTGCTTCCGGCAGAGGACGGTTCACGTCACGGACTGCCGAGTCTTGCCCTTTGCGCGTTCCTCTTGACACATATCTTGACGCAACTACAAGAGATGACGGAAGAGTGGGATTAA
- a CDS encoding methionine ABC transporter ATP-binding protein — MIAFHQVKKTYVTKDQTIAALDGVDLTIEKGEIFGVIGFSGAGKSSLLRCVNLLERPTSGTVTVDGEDLTQLSPKKLRQAKQRIGMIFQHFNLLNANTVFTNVAKPLVLAGVKKDEIRRRVTELLEFVDLADKADHYPDQLSGGQKQRVGIARALATQPSVLLCDEATSALDPQTTHHILQLLKRINAEYGITILLITHEMGVIREICDRVAVIEAGKLIESGTVFDVFSNPQTETAKNFVRSVMHDEIPASIRQLIESRNAHPIYKIHFLGHHTGQPLLSQVAKRFDVDVNILHGSITELQETPFGTLLVELIGETIEVKRALQYIDQAQVTVEEVLADAS; from the coding sequence ATGATTGCATTTCATCAAGTCAAAAAAACGTACGTCACGAAGGATCAGACGATCGCAGCACTCGACGGTGTCGACCTGACGATCGAGAAAGGCGAAATCTTCGGTGTCATCGGCTTTAGCGGTGCCGGGAAAAGTTCATTGCTCCGCTGCGTCAACCTGTTAGAACGACCGACGTCAGGAACAGTGACGGTCGACGGAGAAGATTTAACACAACTATCACCAAAAAAATTACGCCAAGCGAAACAGCGGATCGGGATGATCTTTCAACACTTCAATCTATTGAATGCAAACACGGTCTTTACGAACGTTGCGAAACCACTCGTTCTCGCAGGTGTCAAGAAAGACGAGATTCGTCGCCGGGTGACGGAATTACTCGAATTCGTCGATCTTGCGGACAAGGCGGATCATTACCCGGATCAATTATCCGGCGGACAAAAGCAACGTGTCGGCATCGCCCGGGCACTAGCGACGCAACCATCCGTGCTCTTATGTGACGAAGCGACGTCAGCACTCGATCCTCAGACGACACATCATATTCTCCAGTTATTAAAACGCATCAATGCGGAATACGGGATCACCATTCTCTTGATCACCCATGAGATGGGTGTCATCCGGGAGATTTGTGACCGGGTCGCCGTCATCGAAGCTGGGAAGCTGATCGAGTCAGGAACAGTCTTTGATGTCTTTTCAAATCCGCAGACCGAGACAGCGAAAAACTTCGTCCGCTCCGTCATGCATGATGAAATTCCGGCATCAATTCGTCAGTTGATCGAGTCACGGAATGCGCATCCGATCTATAAGATTCATTTTCTCGGACACCACACCGGACAACCACTCTTGTCGCAAGTCGCAAAACGCTTCGACGTCGATGTCAACATCCTGCACGGTAGCATCACGGAGTTACAGGAAACACCGTTCGGTACATTACTTGTTGAACTGATCGGTGAAACGATCGAAGTAAAACGGGCCTTACAGTACATCGATCAGGCACAGGTGACCGTCGAGGAGGTGCTTGCTGATGCTAGTTAA
- a CDS encoding DedA family protein — protein MSPIHHLLHDILHQYGALGLSVLLAGGIVGLPVPDETLLVLSGFWMHQGNLPLFGTILAAYAGSCIGMTISYVLGLKLGMPLLHRVGPKMRISEKHILSAEAGFRRYGKSVLIIGYYIPGLRQLSAFFAGVSKMPFRIFASYAYTGALIWVSVFLGAGYFVGRHISFHKVVDYILAHPDAMPYLIGIVGGIAFSFVLKTYLTYRSQFSLYKNSLLP, from the coding sequence GTGTCCCCGATTCATCATCTCTTACATGACATTCTGCACCAATATGGCGCCCTTGGTCTTTCCGTCCTTCTCGCAGGTGGTATCGTGGGATTGCCGGTTCCTGATGAGACCTTGCTCGTCCTGTCCGGTTTTTGGATGCATCAAGGCAATCTACCGCTGTTCGGTACGATTCTTGCCGCTTACGCTGGCAGTTGCATTGGAATGACGATTAGCTACGTGCTGGGCTTAAAACTCGGCATGCCCCTGTTACATCGCGTCGGACCAAAGATGCGCATCTCAGAAAAACACATTCTCTCCGCTGAAGCCGGATTTCGTCGTTACGGCAAATCGGTCTTGATCATCGGTTACTACATACCTGGTCTTCGCCAACTCTCTGCCTTTTTTGCAGGTGTTTCAAAAATGCCGTTTCGCATTTTTGCGAGTTACGCGTATACAGGTGCTTTGATTTGGGTCAGTGTGTTCTTGGGCGCCGGCTACTTTGTTGGTCGTCATATCTCGTTCCATAAAGTCGTCGACTACATCTTGGCACATCCAGATGCTATGCCGTACTTGATCGGGATCGTCGGTGGGATTGCTTTCTCGTTCGTCTTAAAGACGTACCTTACGTACCGTTCGCAATTCAGCCTATACAAAAACAGCCTGCTTCCGTAA
- the murA gene encoding UDP-N-acetylglucosamine 1-carboxyvinyltransferase, producing the protein MDILHIVGQQRLEGTVSISGSKQSAIPCLAAALLTDQTVILEGVPEIGDVATMIEILETLGTVVTRQGDMVTIDPSRVESMPLTGAETRKLRGSIYLMSVLAARFKQGVVGLPGGYAIGPRPIDLHIKALERLGVSVRNEQGVHYMRVDRLVGNRIYLDLPSFGATISALLVAVFAEGTTVIENAAYDPEVIDVSTMLTNMGASVKGAGTDEIRIKGVSRLSGCRHTLIPDRMEAGTFLTMGAALGRVTVDNVIPLHLESVIQKLERYGALIEVTDDSVTATFQEAKPVDIRVFHYGGFPSDLQPVISAALLQAKGASIVVDKLYPQRFRHVQELRRLNARITHEDASIIIRGGESLLGTEIEAPDPRGGAALVLAGLLASGETTLHHAEVLDQSYERFDQKLKELGALVWRETI; encoded by the coding sequence GTGGACATTTTGCATATCGTAGGGCAACAACGCCTAGAAGGAACCGTATCAATCAGTGGTTCGAAGCAAAGCGCCATTCCGTGTCTTGCTGCAGCTCTACTGACGGATCAGACGGTCATTCTAGAAGGCGTGCCGGAAATTGGCGACGTCGCGACAATGATCGAGATTTTAGAGACGCTCGGCACGGTCGTGACACGTCAAGGCGATATGGTGACGATTGATCCAAGTCGGGTTGAATCGATGCCGTTAACTGGTGCGGAGACGCGCAAGTTACGCGGATCGATCTACCTTATGAGCGTTCTGGCGGCCAGATTCAAACAAGGAGTCGTCGGTCTGCCTGGGGGTTATGCCATCGGACCACGACCGATTGATTTACACATCAAAGCACTGGAGCGTCTCGGTGTTTCCGTACGTAACGAGCAGGGCGTCCATTACATGCGCGTTGACCGTCTCGTCGGAAACCGAATCTATCTCGATCTTCCGTCATTCGGAGCGACGATCAGTGCTTTACTCGTCGCTGTCTTCGCTGAAGGAACGACTGTCATCGAAAACGCTGCCTATGATCCAGAAGTCATCGACGTCAGTACGATGCTGACGAACATGGGGGCAAGTGTCAAAGGGGCAGGAACGGATGAGATTCGAATCAAAGGTGTCTCACGCCTGAGTGGTTGCCGGCATACCTTGATTCCAGACCGGATGGAAGCAGGAACGTTTTTGACGATGGGCGCGGCACTTGGGCGCGTCACCGTCGATAACGTCATTCCGCTCCATCTCGAGAGCGTTATCCAAAAACTCGAGCGGTATGGTGCGTTGATCGAAGTGACAGATGATTCCGTCACGGCGACATTCCAGGAGGCGAAGCCGGTCGATATTCGTGTCTTCCACTACGGTGGATTCCCAAGCGATCTACAACCTGTCATCTCGGCAGCGTTGTTGCAAGCGAAAGGAGCGAGTATCGTTGTCGATAAGTTGTACCCGCAACGTTTCCGACATGTACAGGAGTTGCGGCGCTTAAACGCCCGAATCACGCATGAAGACGCTTCGATCATCATTCGTGGTGGCGAATCCTTACTCGGTACGGAAATCGAGGCACCAGATCCACGCGGTGGCGCAGCACTTGTCTTGGCGGGACTTCTCGCTTCAGGGGAGACGACATTGCACCACGCAGAAGTGCTTGACCAGAGTTACGAACGATTTGATCAGAAGTTGAAGGAACTAGGCGCCCTCGTATGGCGTGAAACGATTTGA
- a CDS encoding response regulator, with translation MKGRLLIVEDEPGIRNLLAQLFRTEGYETDVAVDGEEAIVYLQEAAYDLLLMDVNMPGRTGIEVLRHQDRIGRRVRTILMTALGEKEAMEEAKRLGVVAFFGKPFDIFELKKEVTVQISHDVSG, from the coding sequence ATGAAAGGCAGATTGTTGATCGTCGAGGATGAGCCGGGAATCCGGAACTTACTTGCACAATTGTTCCGGACAGAAGGGTATGAAACGGACGTCGCCGTCGATGGAGAGGAAGCGATCGTCTATTTACAAGAAGCGGCATATGATTTGCTGTTGATGGATGTCAACATGCCGGGGCGGACCGGGATTGAGGTTTTACGTCATCAGGACCGGATCGGACGACGTGTCCGGACGATTTTAATGACGGCACTCGGTGAAAAAGAAGCGATGGAAGAAGCGAAACGATTAGGGGTCGTCGCCTTCTTCGGGAAGCCATTTGACATCTTCGAATTAAAAAAAGAAGTGACTGTGCAAATTTCTCACGATGTAAGCGGTTAA
- a CDS encoding C40 family peptidase gives MKRFLASIATAALVVSGFTSVGTGKVEAATVTKVKITDNGLRVRTAPSTKASIVGKVNAGQVFTYKGKSGSWTKISYGGKTRYVFSQYTKTYKSSSSAKKSTSTSSKRTKILNEAAKHKGTPYVWGGTTTRGFDCSGFTSYVYKKAAGKTLPRTSSSQYSSSKKVSVSSVQPGDLVFFSHGSGIQHVGIATSKSSMVNSETGGVKYSSFKSGYWGSRLVGAGSYL, from the coding sequence ATGAAACGTTTTCTAGCATCGATCGCGACAGCAGCCTTAGTGGTTTCAGGTTTTACATCAGTGGGTACAGGTAAAGTTGAAGCAGCAACAGTCACGAAAGTCAAGATCACGGACAACGGTCTTCGTGTTCGGACAGCTCCTTCTACGAAAGCAAGCATCGTCGGGAAAGTCAACGCTGGTCAAGTCTTTACATACAAAGGCAAATCAGGCAGCTGGACAAAAATCTCATACGGCGGTAAAACACGTTATGTCTTCTCACAATACACAAAGACATACAAATCATCTTCAAGCGCTAAAAAATCAACAAGCACATCTTCTAAACGGACGAAAATCCTGAACGAAGCAGCAAAACATAAAGGTACACCATACGTATGGGGCGGAACAACGACTCGTGGATTCGACTGCTCTGGTTTCACAAGCTACGTTTACAAGAAAGCGGCTGGTAAAACATTGCCACGTACGTCTTCTTCACAATATTCTTCTTCTAAAAAAGTCAGTGTTTCAAGCGTACAACCAGGAGATCTTGTCTTCTTCTCACACGGTAGCGGCATTCAACACGTCGGGATCGCAACAAGTAAGTCAAGCATGGTTAACTCAGAAACAGGTGGCGTTAAATACTCAAGCTTCAAATCAGGGTACTGGGGTTCACGCCTTGTCGGCGCAGGATCTTACCTTTAA
- the rho gene encoding transcription termination factor Rho: protein MPTTDKKDKPERSYTLAQLSQLTLKELYEIAKTKNVPQYREARKRELMFKILKAQAESTGLYFLEGVLEVIPGNPQMQNDGGFGFLRPINYSQSSEDIYIAASQIRRFNLRNGDVVTGKVRPPKENERFQGLLSVEAVNGEAPDTARNRLFFPALTPIYPDRLMRLETEPRHLSVRVMDMIAPVGFGQRGLIVAPPKAGKTSLLKEIANSIQENHSDVELIILLIDERPEEVTDIERSVPGADVVSSTFDETPDNHVRISELVLERAMRLVEHKKDVVILMDSITRLTRAYNLTVPQSGRTLSGGIDPAAFHKPKRFFGAARNIEHGGSLTILATALVETGSRMDDVIYEEFKGTGNMELHLDRKLSERRIFPAIDIRKSGTRKEELLLPKEQLDALWTIRRTMNESNEFVDTFLRKIRDTKNNEEFFAELEKEKKKTVRRAPAKPRTVKKEATTEK from the coding sequence ATGCCAACAACTGATAAAAAAGATAAACCTGAACGTTCCTATACTTTGGCTCAATTGAGCCAGCTGACATTAAAAGAATTATATGAAATCGCAAAGACGAAGAATGTCCCGCAATATCGGGAAGCCCGTAAGCGTGAGTTGATGTTCAAGATTCTAAAAGCACAGGCGGAATCAACAGGTCTTTATTTCCTCGAAGGGGTACTTGAAGTCATCCCTGGTAATCCACAAATGCAAAACGATGGTGGCTTCGGCTTCCTTCGCCCTATCAATTATTCCCAATCCTCTGAAGATATCTATATCGCCGCTTCTCAAATCCGACGCTTCAATCTACGTAATGGTGATGTCGTCACAGGTAAAGTACGCCCACCGAAGGAAAACGAACGTTTCCAAGGGTTACTTAGTGTGGAAGCCGTCAACGGCGAAGCACCGGATACAGCGCGTAACCGTTTGTTCTTCCCGGCGCTGACACCGATCTATCCGGATCGTTTAATGCGTCTTGAGACAGAGCCACGTCATTTATCGGTTCGTGTCATGGATATGATTGCACCAGTTGGGTTTGGACAACGCGGTTTGATCGTCGCACCACCAAAAGCAGGGAAGACGTCACTCCTCAAAGAAATCGCGAACTCGATTCAAGAGAATCATTCGGATGTCGAGCTGATCATTCTATTGATCGATGAGCGACCAGAGGAAGTAACTGACATCGAGCGTTCAGTTCCGGGAGCAGACGTCGTCAGTTCAACGTTCGACGAAACACCGGACAACCATGTGCGGATTTCTGAACTTGTCCTTGAACGGGCGATGCGACTTGTCGAACATAAAAAAGATGTCGTCATCTTGATGGATTCGATCACGCGTTTGACTCGTGCGTATAACTTAACAGTGCCGCAAAGCGGACGGACGCTTTCAGGGGGGATTGACCCAGCAGCGTTCCACAAACCAAAACGGTTCTTTGGTGCGGCGCGAAACATCGAACATGGTGGCAGTTTGACGATTCTTGCGACGGCACTCGTCGAGACGGGATCCCGCATGGATGACGTCATCTATGAGGAATTCAAAGGAACAGGAAACATGGAGCTACATCTCGATCGTAAGCTGTCGGAACGCCGAATCTTCCCGGCAATCGACATTCGCAAATCAGGTACGCGGAAGGAAGAACTCTTGCTTCCGAAAGAGCAACTCGATGCGCTCTGGACGATTCGTCGGACGATGAACGAGTCGAACGAGTTCGTCGATACGTTCCTGCGTAAGATTCGCGACACGAAAAATAATGAAGAATTTTTTGCTGAACTTGAGAAAGAAAAGAAGAAGACGGTCCGACGTGCACCTGCTAAACCGCGTACCGTCAAGAAGGAAGCAACGACGGAAAAATAA
- the glpX gene encoding class II fructose-bisphosphatase: MERSLSMELVRVTEAAALASARWMGKGLKNEADDAATSAMRDVFDTIPMKGTVVIGEGEMDEAPMLYIGEKLGNGYGPRLDVAVDPLEGTNIVAKGTWGALAVLAVADAGDLLHAPDMYMDKIAVGPEAAGHISLDATIEENIAAVAKAKNKEIEDVVVSILDRERHEEIIQRIRATGARIRLIGDGDVAGAINTAFPHTGIDILLGSGGAPEGVLAAVALKCLGGELQGRLLPADDAEIERCKKMGIEDPSKILMMDDLVAGDDCIFAATGVTDSELMKGVQFTAQGGQTHSVVMRAKSGTVRFVEGIHSFKKKPKLVIK; this comes from the coding sequence ATGGAGAGAAGTCTATCAATGGAACTTGTACGCGTCACGGAGGCGGCAGCACTTGCCTCTGCACGCTGGATGGGAAAAGGATTGAAGAATGAAGCGGATGATGCGGCAACAAGCGCGATGCGTGATGTCTTCGATACGATTCCGATGAAAGGAACCGTCGTCATCGGGGAAGGCGAGATGGATGAAGCACCGATGCTTTACATTGGAGAAAAGCTAGGAAATGGGTATGGACCACGACTTGACGTCGCTGTCGATCCGCTCGAAGGAACGAATATCGTCGCAAAAGGAACATGGGGCGCACTTGCTGTCCTCGCTGTTGCGGATGCGGGAGATTTACTCCATGCACCGGACATGTACATGGATAAGATTGCAGTTGGTCCAGAAGCAGCAGGACACATCAGTCTGGATGCGACGATTGAAGAAAACATCGCAGCCGTTGCAAAGGCGAAGAACAAGGAAATCGAAGACGTCGTCGTCTCGATCCTTGATCGCGAACGTCATGAAGAAATCATTCAACGGATTCGGGCAACAGGGGCACGGATTCGCTTGATTGGTGACGGTGACGTTGCTGGTGCGATCAATACGGCGTTCCCGCATACAGGGATTGATATCTTGCTCGGTTCAGGTGGCGCACCGGAAGGCGTTCTTGCTGCCGTTGCCTTGAAGTGTCTCGGTGGAGAGCTCCAAGGGCGCTTGTTACCAGCAGACGATGCCGAGATCGAACGTTGTAAGAAGATGGGCATCGAAGATCCATCGAAGATTCTCATGATGGACGATCTCGTCGCAGGAGACGACTGTATCTTTGCTGCGACAGGGGTCACGGACAGTGAGTTGATGAAAGGTGTCCAGTTCACGGCACAAGGCGGTCAGACACACTCTGTCGTCATGCGTGCGAAATCCGGAACGGTTCGCTTTGTTGAAGGCATTCACTCGTTTAAGAAAAAACCGAAGCTTGTCATTAAGTAA
- the fba gene encoding class II fructose-1,6-bisphosphate aldolase — translation MPLVSMTDMLNKALEGKYAVGQFNINNLEWTQAILGAAQEEQSPVILGVSEGAARHMGGFYTVVKMVEGLVHDMKVTVPVAIHLDHGSSVEKCKEAIDAGFTSVMIDDSHSPIDTNIETTKAVVEYAHAKGVSVEAEVGTVGGQEDDVIGDVMYAKLDECVRIVKETGIDTLAPALGSVHGPYKGEPNLGFKEMEEIRDATNLPLVLHGGTGIPTHDIEKAISLGTSKINVNTENQISFAKVVREVLAEKPEAYDPRVFIAPGREAIKQTVIGKMREFGSSNKA, via the coding sequence ATGCCATTAGTATCTATGACAGACATGTTAAACAAAGCTCTCGAAGGTAAGTATGCAGTAGGTCAATTCAACATCAACAACCTCGAGTGGACACAAGCGATTCTCGGTGCGGCTCAAGAAGAGCAGTCACCAGTTATCCTTGGAGTATCTGAAGGTGCAGCACGCCACATGGGCGGATTCTACACTGTCGTGAAAATGGTTGAAGGTCTCGTACACGACATGAAAGTAACAGTTCCAGTCGCAATCCACCTCGACCACGGTTCGAGCGTTGAAAAATGTAAAGAAGCGATCGACGCTGGATTTACATCTGTCATGATCGATGATTCGCACAGCCCGATCGACACAAACATCGAAACAACTAAAGCAGTCGTTGAATACGCTCACGCTAAAGGCGTTTCAGTTGAAGCGGAAGTTGGTACAGTTGGTGGACAAGAAGACGACGTCATCGGTGATGTCATGTACGCGAAACTTGACGAGTGTGTACGCATCGTTAAAGAAACTGGAATCGACACGCTTGCTCCTGCACTCGGTTCTGTTCACGGACCATACAAAGGTGAACCAAACCTCGGATTCAAAGAGATGGAAGAAATCCGTGACGCTACAAACCTCCCACTCGTTCTTCACGGTGGAACTGGAATTCCGACACACGATATCGAAAAAGCGATCTCACTCGGAACTTCAAAAATCAACGTTAACACAGAGAACCAAATCTCATTCGCGAAAGTCGTTCGTGAAGTGTTGGCTGAGAAACCAGAAGCATATGACCCACGCGTATTCATCGCACCAGGTCGTGAAGCAATCAAACAAACTGTCATCGGTAAGATGCGTGAGTTCGGTTCAAGCAACAAAGCTTAA